From one Amycolatopsis sp. FDAARGOS 1241 genomic stretch:
- a CDS encoding shikimate kinase, producing MSPRAVVVGPPGSGKSTVGPMLAEALGVAFRDTDDDIVERAGRAIADIFAEDGEPAFRALEAQAVATALDEHDGVLSLGGGAPLAAETRALLAKHTVVFLNVGLAAGVQRTGLSSARPLLAGVNPRATFKALLDGRLPVYREVATVEIETDKRTPAEVVALAVTALEPAADRQTEQSAQTEQLQE from the coding sequence GTGAGCCCCCGGGCCGTCGTGGTCGGGCCGCCGGGTTCGGGCAAGAGCACGGTGGGCCCGATGCTGGCCGAGGCGCTCGGCGTGGCGTTCCGGGACACCGACGACGACATCGTCGAACGCGCCGGCCGCGCGATCGCCGACATCTTCGCCGAGGACGGCGAACCGGCGTTCCGCGCGCTGGAGGCACAGGCCGTCGCGACGGCGCTGGACGAGCACGACGGCGTGCTGTCGCTCGGCGGAGGCGCCCCGCTCGCGGCGGAAACCCGGGCGCTGCTGGCGAAGCACACCGTGGTGTTCCTGAACGTCGGGCTCGCCGCCGGGGTGCAGCGCACCGGCCTGTCGAGCGCGCGTCCGCTGCTCGCGGGCGTGAACCCGCGCGCGACGTTCAAAGCCCTGCTCGACGGGCGCCTGCCGGTGTATCGCGAGGTGGCGACCGTCGAGATCGAGACCGACAAGCGGACGCCCGCCGAGGTGGTGGCCCTCGCCGTCACCGCGCTCGAGCCGGCCGCCGACCGGCAGACCGAGCAATCCGCGCAGACCGAGCAGTTGCAGGAGTAG
- a CDS encoding PTS transporter subunit EIIC: MSATTTEGAKGKKGGGGLAGLQRFGRSLMLPIAVLPAAGLLNRLGQDDVFGKTGLGWDKVAAVIGAAGGGLFDWLPLLFAIGIAVGFARKGDGSTAVAAVVGWVVFNKVIQAIAPISSQEGYKPAWDGSPIHWPYSVLTGVISGIVAALLWQRYYRIKLPSWLAFFGGRRFVPIITAFSMIILGVIFGLIFKYVDHGINAIGQAVVGSPVIGGGIYGVLNRLLIPIGLHQLLNVPVWFIFGGGDLNNFFGHVQGSGTFMTGFFPIFMFALPAAALAIWQTAKPGQKKIVGSIMISAALTSFITGVTEPIEFAFMFVAWPLYIFHAIMTGVSLAVCNALGIHLGFSFSGGAIDFALNSSLDTAHKAWLLIPIGLVFAVIYYVVFRFVITKWNMRTPGREDDSIEADLDRTAAK; the protein is encoded by the coding sequence ATGAGCGCCACCACCACGGAGGGGGCGAAGGGCAAGAAGGGCGGCGGCGGGCTCGCCGGGCTGCAGCGCTTCGGCCGCAGCCTGATGCTCCCCATCGCCGTCCTGCCCGCGGCCGGTCTCCTGAACCGGCTGGGCCAGGACGACGTGTTCGGCAAAACCGGTCTCGGCTGGGACAAAGTCGCAGCCGTGATCGGCGCGGCGGGCGGTGGCCTGTTCGACTGGCTGCCCCTGCTGTTCGCCATCGGTATCGCGGTCGGCTTCGCGCGCAAGGGTGACGGCTCGACGGCCGTCGCGGCGGTCGTGGGCTGGGTCGTCTTCAACAAGGTGATCCAGGCGATCGCTCCGATCAGCAGCCAGGAGGGCTACAAGCCCGCGTGGGACGGCTCGCCGATCCACTGGCCCTACAGCGTGCTGACCGGTGTGATCAGCGGCATCGTCGCCGCCCTGCTGTGGCAGCGCTACTACCGGATCAAGCTGCCGAGCTGGCTCGCCTTCTTCGGCGGCCGCCGGTTCGTGCCGATCATCACCGCGTTCTCGATGATCATCCTCGGCGTGATCTTCGGCCTGATCTTCAAGTACGTCGACCACGGCATCAACGCGATCGGTCAGGCCGTCGTCGGCTCGCCGGTCATCGGTGGGGGCATCTACGGCGTGCTCAACCGCCTGCTGATCCCGATCGGCCTGCACCAGCTGCTGAACGTGCCGGTGTGGTTCATCTTCGGCGGCGGCGACCTGAACAACTTCTTCGGCCACGTGCAGGGTTCCGGCACGTTCATGACCGGCTTCTTCCCGATCTTCATGTTCGCCCTGCCCGCAGCGGCGCTGGCGATCTGGCAAACCGCGAAGCCGGGCCAGAAGAAGATCGTCGGCTCGATCATGATCTCCGCGGCGCTGACCTCGTTCATCACGGGTGTCACGGAGCCGATCGAGTTCGCGTTCATGTTCGTCGCGTGGCCGCTGTACATCTTCCACGCGATCATGACCGGTGTTTCGCTGGCCGTCTGCAACGCGCTGGGCATCCACCTCGGCTTCTCGTTCTCGGGCGGCGCGATCGACTTCGCCCTGAACTCGTCGCTGGACACGGCCCACAAGGCGTGGCTGCTGATCCCGATCGGCCTGGTCTTCGCCGTCATCTACTACGTGGTGTTCCGCTTCGTGATCACCAAGTGGAACATGCGCACCCCCGGCCGCGAGGACGACTCGATCGAAGCCGACCTCGACCGCACGGCCGCGAAGTAA
- a CDS encoding glucose PTS transporter subunit EIIB has translation MADDRPEKILAALGGADNVVEIEGCITRLRCELEDNSLVDEAALKAAGAMGVVKMGTAVQVIVGPEADTIASDIEDLM, from the coding sequence ATGGCGGATGACAGGCCGGAGAAGATTCTCGCGGCGCTCGGCGGCGCGGACAACGTCGTCGAGATCGAAGGCTGCATCACGCGCCTTCGGTGCGAGCTCGAGGACAACAGCCTCGTCGACGAGGCGGCGCTCAAGGCCGCCGGCGCGATGGGAGTGGTGAAGATGGGCACCGCGGTCCAGGTGATCGTCGGGCCGGAGGCGGACACGATCGCCAGCGACATCGAGGACCTGATGTGA
- a CDS encoding GntR family transcriptional regulator translates to MSAAAHVPPPDRVDRVDRVTNGPTPKHAQLREILRRSVERELPPGSPIPSERELAQRYGVSRLTVRSAIGKLVEEGLLARVRGKGTFTAARRMELQLYLMSFTDDMRRRGLTPTTEVVSTSVEVPPVTSAHALGLAEGVAAHRLVRLRRADGVPLAVERGWYHAGRTPGLLDLDLTRSLYAQLAEAYDLRPDQAYQTVWAESADRDTARLLGMRTGSPLLVFRRISSAGGEPVEDMTSWYRGDHYQVTMQLDRNTPDSGHEPHYGGTRR, encoded by the coding sequence ATGAGCGCGGCCGCGCACGTCCCGCCGCCCGACCGGGTCGACCGGGTGGACCGGGTGACCAACGGGCCGACGCCCAAGCACGCCCAGCTGCGGGAGATCCTGCGCCGGTCCGTGGAGCGCGAGCTCCCACCCGGTTCGCCGATCCCGTCGGAGCGGGAGCTCGCGCAGCGTTACGGTGTCTCGCGGCTCACGGTCCGCTCGGCGATCGGCAAGCTCGTGGAGGAGGGCCTGCTGGCCCGCGTGCGCGGCAAGGGCACGTTCACCGCCGCGCGCCGGATGGAACTCCAGCTCTACCTGATGTCCTTCACCGACGACATGCGCCGGCGCGGGCTCACCCCGACCACCGAGGTGGTGTCCACGTCGGTCGAGGTCCCGCCGGTGACCTCGGCCCACGCGCTCGGCCTGGCCGAGGGCGTGGCGGCCCACCGGCTCGTGCGGCTGCGGCGCGCGGACGGCGTGCCGCTGGCCGTGGAGCGCGGCTGGTACCACGCCGGGCGCACGCCCGGCTTGCTCGACCTCGACCTCACCCGTTCCCTGTACGCCCAGCTGGCCGAGGCCTACGACCTGCGGCCGGACCAGGCGTACCAGACGGTGTGGGCCGAGTCCGCGGACCGCGACACGGCGCGCCTGCTCGGCATGCGCACCGGCAGTCCGCTCCTGGTCTTCCGCCGGATCTCCAGCGCAGGCGGAGAACCGGTGGAGGACATGACGTCCTGGTACCGGGGGGACCACTACCAGGTGACCATGCAGTTGGATCGGAACACCCCGGATTCCGGCCACGAACCCCACTACGGAGGTACCCGACGATGA
- a CDS encoding sigma-70 family RNA polymerase sigma factor produces MRALHEEHAAALWSYALHLTGGNRIHAEDVVQETLLRAWRHTDVLDQSQGSARAWLFTVARRIAIDGWRSATSRSEVVTDAPPERAVADGTERAVQGWLVADALGELSARHREVLDLCYFQGYSVADAARALGIAEGTVKSRTHYALRALRLALEERGVTQ; encoded by the coding sequence ATGCGGGCGCTGCACGAGGAGCACGCGGCCGCGCTGTGGTCCTACGCCCTGCACCTGACCGGCGGCAACCGGATCCACGCGGAGGATGTGGTCCAGGAGACGCTGCTGCGGGCGTGGCGGCACACGGACGTCCTGGACCAGTCGCAGGGTTCGGCCCGTGCGTGGCTGTTCACGGTCGCGCGGCGCATCGCCATCGACGGGTGGCGGTCGGCGACCTCGCGCTCGGAGGTCGTCACCGACGCTCCGCCCGAGCGCGCGGTGGCCGACGGCACGGAGCGGGCCGTGCAGGGGTGGCTGGTGGCCGATGCGCTGGGCGAGCTCTCGGCGCGGCACCGCGAGGTGCTCGACCTGTGCTACTTCCAGGGTTACTCGGTGGCCGACGCCGCCCGGGCCCTGGGGATCGCCGAAGGGACGGTGAAGTCCCGCACGCACTACGCGCTGCGGGCGCTTCGCCTGGCTTTGGAGGAGCGGGGCGTGACGCAGTGA
- a CDS encoding HPr family phosphocarrier protein: MPEKRVTVASKVGLHARPAALVAKAAAAQPVAVSIAKAGGNPVAAGSVLNLMTLAAAHGDEVVISAEDGEGAEAAVDAVAQLVATDLDA, translated from the coding sequence ATGCCGGAGAAACGAGTCACCGTGGCCAGCAAGGTGGGCCTGCACGCCCGGCCGGCCGCGCTGGTCGCCAAGGCGGCCGCGGCTCAGCCCGTCGCGGTGAGCATCGCCAAGGCCGGCGGCAACCCGGTGGCCGCCGGCAGCGTGCTCAACCTGATGACGCTCGCCGCCGCCCACGGCGACGAGGTCGTCATCAGCGCCGAGGACGGGGAGGGCGCCGAGGCCGCGGTCGACGCGGTCGCGCAGCTCGTCGCCACCGACCTCGACGCGTAA
- a CDS encoding A24 family peptidase, whose translation MSWGMVVAGAVVVPLLVWSVKRAGAPVPPVAAVALVAAALGVVAWRCSEAAWARWWWPVPWLLTVVGVPLSLADLKHRRLPDVLTLPAYPAMAVALGLAAATGGGTALLVDAAAGTLVFGGAHLAVHRALPGRMGAGDVKLAGVLGAVLGALGWASMVFAAITAAAVSAVVAVVALRMQVAARARWPDGKGVLAPGDSQFVACDGGFSPGCGAVAGSGGAFPTALGTGGRAWAQGGDNGAAGRARQAIRCGVPHGPALVLAAWTCAVFPGVGSGVVPS comes from the coding sequence ATGTCCTGGGGAATGGTCGTGGCGGGAGCGGTCGTGGTGCCGCTGCTCGTCTGGTCGGTGAAGCGAGCCGGGGCGCCGGTGCCGCCGGTGGCCGCGGTGGCGCTCGTCGCCGCCGCGCTCGGTGTTGTGGCGTGGCGGTGCAGTGAGGCCGCGTGGGCGCGGTGGTGGTGGCCCGTGCCGTGGCTGCTCACGGTCGTCGGCGTGCCGCTGAGTCTCGCCGACCTCAAGCACCGCCGGCTGCCCGATGTGCTCACGCTGCCCGCGTACCCCGCGATGGCGGTCGCGCTCGGGCTGGCCGCGGCGACGGGCGGGGGCACGGCCCTCCTCGTCGACGCCGCAGCCGGGACGCTGGTGTTCGGTGGCGCGCACCTCGCTGTCCATCGCGCGCTGCCGGGCCGGATGGGCGCGGGTGACGTGAAGCTGGCGGGTGTCCTGGGCGCGGTGCTGGGCGCGCTGGGCTGGGCGTCGATGGTGTTCGCGGCGATCACGGCGGCGGCCGTGAGCGCGGTGGTCGCGGTGGTCGCGTTGCGGATGCAGGTCGCGGCGCGGGCGCGGTGGCCGGACGGGAAGGGGGTGCTCGCGCCGGGCGACAGCCAGTTCGTGGCCTGCGACGGCGGGTTCTCGCCGGGCTGCGGTGCGGTCGCGGGGAGCGGCGGTGCGTTCCCGACGGCCCTCGGCACGGGTGGCCGCGCGTGGGCGCAGGGCGGCGACAACGGCGCCGCCGGCCGTGCCCGTCAGGCGATCCGGTGTGGTGTGCCCCATGGGCCGGCTCTGGTGCTGGCGGCCTGGACGTGCGCGGTCTTCCCCGGGGTGGGTTCGGGGGTGGTGCCGAGCTGA
- a CDS encoding Rieske (2Fe-2S) protein: protein MTAELHSRRSVLTTGAAVAGVAVGTVALAACGGGSDSGSSGGNAPKPGGKVIALADVPVGQAKSAKTPDGQDVIVAQPTAGTVNCFSAVCTHQGCTVNPPQGAEIHCPCHGSVYDSLTGAVKNGPAEKPLPKVNVKVQNGEVVTA from the coding sequence ATGACTGCCGAACTGCACTCCCGTCGCTCCGTTCTCACCACCGGTGCCGCCGTCGCCGGCGTCGCCGTGGGCACCGTCGCCCTGGCGGCGTGCGGCGGCGGCTCGGACTCAGGCTCGTCGGGCGGGAACGCCCCCAAGCCCGGCGGGAAGGTCATCGCGCTGGCCGACGTGCCCGTCGGCCAGGCGAAGTCCGCCAAGACCCCCGACGGCCAGGACGTGATCGTGGCCCAGCCGACCGCCGGTACCGTGAACTGCTTCAGCGCCGTCTGCACCCACCAGGGCTGCACCGTGAACCCGCCGCAGGGCGCCGAGATCCACTGCCCCTGCCACGGTTCGGTGTACGACTCGCTCACCGGCGCCGTGAAGAACGGCCCGGCCGAAAAGCCGCTGCCGAAGGTCAACGTGAAGGTCCAGAACGGCGAGGTCGTCACCGCCTGA
- a CDS encoding D-2-hydroxyacid dehydrogenase family protein, translated as MKIAILDDYQNVALTYADWASLGADIEVFTEAFSGPDDVVRRLAGFDAVVAMRERTRFPAEVLDRLPHLKLLVSTGRRNAAIDLEAAKRNGVVVSATGYLGPPTLEHTWALILAAARNLPADVRSMRDGGWQVGVGTVLSGKTLGLLGLGRLGSASAKIGQAFGMETIAWSPNLTPERAAEHGVTAVSKDELFERSDVLSVHVVLSERSRGLVGAPELARMKPTALLVNTSRGPIVDEAALLAALRDKKIAAAALDVYDIEPLPADHPVRGLDNVILTPHVGYVSKETYEIFYRDAVEDIAAFQAGTPIRVME; from the coding sequence ATGAAGATCGCGATCCTCGACGACTACCAGAACGTCGCGCTCACCTACGCCGACTGGGCTTCCCTCGGCGCCGACATCGAGGTCTTCACCGAGGCCTTCAGCGGGCCCGACGACGTGGTGCGCCGGCTCGCCGGGTTCGACGCGGTCGTCGCGATGCGGGAACGCACGCGGTTCCCGGCCGAAGTGCTCGACCGGCTGCCGCACCTCAAGCTGCTCGTCAGCACGGGCCGGCGCAACGCGGCTATCGACCTCGAAGCCGCGAAGCGCAACGGCGTCGTGGTGTCGGCGACGGGTTACCTGGGGCCGCCGACGCTGGAGCACACCTGGGCGCTGATCCTGGCCGCCGCCCGGAACCTCCCGGCCGACGTGCGCTCGATGCGCGACGGCGGCTGGCAGGTCGGTGTCGGCACGGTGCTCAGCGGCAAGACGCTGGGCCTGCTCGGGTTGGGACGCCTGGGGAGCGCTTCGGCGAAGATCGGGCAGGCCTTCGGAATGGAGACGATCGCGTGGAGCCCGAACCTGACGCCCGAGCGCGCCGCCGAACACGGCGTGACCGCGGTGTCGAAGGACGAGCTGTTCGAACGCAGTGACGTGCTTTCCGTGCATGTGGTGCTGTCGGAGCGCAGCCGCGGCCTCGTCGGGGCGCCCGAACTCGCCCGCATGAAGCCGACGGCCCTGCTGGTGAACACCTCCCGCGGCCCGATCGTCGACGAGGCCGCCTTGCTGGCCGCCTTGCGGGACAAGAAGATCGCCGCCGCGGCGCTGGACGTCTACGACATCGAACCGCTGCCCGCAGACCACCCGGTGCGGGGGCTGGACAACGTCATCCTCACGCCCCACGTCGGCTACGTCAGCAAGGAGACGTACGAGATCTTCTACCGCGACGCGGTGGAAGACATCGCGGCTTTCCAAGCGGGAACACCGATCCGCGTCATGGAGTGA
- the aroB gene encoding 3-dehydroquinate synthase, translating into MSEPVRIRVATAHPYDVVVGRGLLAELTAQLADASKVALIHPPTLTTTAEAVRDELAAAGLDAHRVEIPDAEDGKAFTVAGFCWEVLGRIGLDRRGVVVGLGGGAVTDLAGFVAGTWMRGVRLVNVPTTLLGMVDAAVGGKTGINTEAGKNLVGVFHEPSAVLVDLATLETLPPNELVAGMAEVVKTGFIADPRILELIEQDPAGALDATGDVLADLVRRSIQVKADVVAADLRESDLREILNYGHTLGHAIERRERYRWRHGAAVSVGLVYAAELARLAGRLDDETAARHASVLKLIGLPTTYDPEALPQLVEAMKSDKKTRSGVLRFVVLDGLAKPGRLEGPDPALLAAAYSAVAAEEPKNGGSVLL; encoded by the coding sequence GTGTCCGAACCGGTCCGGATCCGCGTCGCGACGGCGCACCCGTACGACGTGGTCGTGGGCCGCGGCCTGCTGGCCGAGCTCACCGCGCAGCTCGCCGACGCGTCCAAGGTCGCGCTGATCCACCCGCCCACCCTCACCACCACGGCCGAGGCGGTGCGCGACGAACTCGCCGCCGCGGGCCTCGACGCGCACCGCGTGGAGATCCCCGACGCCGAGGACGGCAAGGCCTTCACGGTCGCCGGCTTCTGCTGGGAGGTCCTCGGCCGCATCGGCCTCGACCGCCGCGGCGTGGTCGTCGGCCTCGGCGGCGGCGCCGTGACCGACCTGGCCGGGTTCGTCGCCGGCACCTGGATGCGCGGGGTCCGCCTGGTCAACGTGCCGACGACGCTGCTGGGCATGGTCGACGCGGCCGTCGGGGGCAAGACGGGCATCAACACCGAGGCCGGCAAGAACCTCGTCGGCGTGTTCCACGAGCCGAGCGCCGTGCTCGTCGACCTCGCGACGCTCGAGACGCTGCCGCCCAACGAGCTGGTCGCCGGCATGGCCGAGGTCGTGAAGACCGGGTTCATCGCCGATCCGCGCATCCTCGAGCTGATCGAACAGGACCCGGCCGGCGCGCTCGACGCGACGGGCGACGTGCTCGCCGATCTCGTCCGCCGGTCGATCCAGGTCAAGGCCGACGTGGTCGCCGCGGACCTGCGCGAGTCCGACCTGCGGGAGATCCTCAACTACGGCCACACCCTCGGGCACGCCATCGAGCGCCGCGAGCGCTACCGCTGGCGCCACGGCGCGGCCGTGAGCGTGGGCCTCGTGTACGCCGCCGAGCTCGCGCGCCTCGCGGGCCGCCTCGACGACGAGACCGCGGCGCGCCACGCTTCGGTGCTCAAGCTGATCGGCCTGCCGACCACGTACGACCCCGAGGCGCTGCCGCAGCTCGTCGAAGCCATGAAGAGCGACAAGAAGACCCGGTCCGGTGTGCTGCGGTTCGTGGTCCTCGACGGGCTCGCCAAGCCAGGCCGGCTCGAAGGCCCCGACCCGGCGCTGCTGGCCGCGGCCTACTCGGCGGTCGCCGCGGAGGAGCCCAAGAACGGCGGGAGCGTGCTGCTGTGA
- a CDS encoding PTS glucose transporter subunit IIA: MSLEILSPVAGEVVAITEVPDPVFAEAMVGPGIAVKPSGGRADAVAPVDGTVVTLHPHAFVVATEDGRAVLVHLGIDTVKEKGEGFTLHVVKGEAVRAGQPVVGWDPEAVAAAGYSPIVPVVGLDTRAEVLAGLEPGRTVAAGDPLFTWTG, encoded by the coding sequence GTGAGCCTCGAGATCCTGAGCCCCGTCGCGGGCGAGGTCGTCGCGATCACGGAGGTCCCCGACCCCGTGTTCGCCGAGGCGATGGTCGGCCCCGGCATCGCCGTGAAGCCGAGCGGCGGGCGGGCCGACGCCGTCGCGCCGGTGGACGGCACCGTCGTGACGCTGCACCCGCACGCCTTCGTGGTGGCGACAGAGGACGGGCGCGCCGTGCTCGTGCACCTCGGCATCGACACCGTCAAGGAGAAGGGCGAGGGCTTCACGCTCCACGTGGTCAAGGGCGAGGCCGTGCGCGCCGGCCAGCCCGTGGTCGGCTGGGATCCCGAGGCCGTCGCGGCCGCCGGCTACTCGCCGATCGTGCCGGTCGTCGGGCTCGACACCCGGGCCGAGGTGCTCGCGGGCCTCGAGCCCGGGCGCACGGTCGCCGCCGGCGACCCGTTGTTCACCTGGACCGGCTGA
- a CDS encoding serine hydrolase, producing the protein MESLRLIDDWPVDNAAAAVVSADGEVRGRHGDTTRVFRLASVTKLFTAYTAHIALEEGVVELDTPAGPEGSTVRHLLAHTSGLAFDAHKAMAEPGTRRLYSNAGFEVLAETLAEHSGIAFADYQREALFHPLGLTATTLDGSPAAGASSTVDDLLTFAAELQAPKLLAPETMAAATEVAFPGLNGVLPGFGHQKPNDWGLGFELRDHKSPHWTGSNSSPRTFGHFGQSGTFLWVDPDARHACVALTDRSFGPWAAEVWPKFTDAVLAEVRG; encoded by the coding sequence ATGGAGAGCCTGCGCCTGATCGACGACTGGCCGGTGGACAACGCCGCGGCCGCGGTGGTTTCGGCCGACGGCGAGGTGCGCGGCCGCCACGGCGACACCACCCGCGTGTTCCGCCTGGCCTCGGTGACCAAGCTGTTCACCGCCTACACCGCGCACATCGCGCTCGAAGAGGGAGTGGTCGAGCTCGACACCCCGGCGGGCCCCGAGGGCTCGACCGTGCGCCACCTGCTCGCCCACACCTCCGGCCTGGCGTTCGACGCGCACAAGGCCATGGCCGAACCGGGCACCCGGCGGCTGTACTCCAACGCGGGGTTCGAAGTGCTGGCGGAAACCCTGGCGGAGCACTCGGGGATCGCGTTCGCCGACTACCAGCGGGAAGCCCTCTTCCACCCCCTCGGCCTGACCGCCACGACCCTCGACGGCTCCCCCGCCGCCGGCGCTTCGTCCACTGTGGACGACCTGCTCACGTTCGCCGCCGAGCTGCAGGCCCCGAAGCTGCTCGCGCCGGAGACAATGGCCGCTGCCACGGAGGTCGCGTTCCCCGGCCTCAACGGAGTGCTGCCCGGCTTCGGCCACCAGAAGCCCAACGACTGGGGGCTCGGGTTCGAACTGCGCGACCACAAGAGCCCGCACTGGACGGGGTCGAACAGCTCACCCCGGACGTTCGGCCACTTCGGCCAATCCGGCACGTTCCTCTGGGTGGACCCCGACGCGCGGCACGCGTGCGTCGCGCTGACGGATCGCTCGTTCGGCCCCTGGGCGGCGGAGGTGTGGCCGAAGTTCACGGATGCAGTGCTTGCCGAGGTCCGGGGCTGA
- the aroC gene encoding chorismate synthase, with the protein MLRWITAGESHGPALAAVLEGLPAGVEVTTEDLTAQLARRRLGFGRSPRMGFETDHVQFLGGVRHGLTQGGPIAVQIENAEWPKWEQVMAADPVDPAVLAGLARNEPLTRPRPGHADLPGMQKYGFDEARPVLERASARETASRTALGTVARNFLRQLLGVEILSHVVSIGGADAPGGPLPKPEDLAAIDESPVRSFSAEGTEAMVAEVDAVRKAGDTVGGVIEVLAYGLPPGLGSHVHWDRRLDARLAGALMGVQAMKGVEVGDGFTTARRWGSQAHDEIDRGTGPVGVTRRTNRAGGLEGGITNGEILRVRVAMKPISTVPKALSTVDVRTGEPAVAIHQRSDVCAVPRAGVVLESVVALVLAEAALEKFGGDSLAETKRNAEAYLKALEERW; encoded by the coding sequence GTGTTGCGCTGGATCACCGCAGGAGAATCGCACGGACCTGCCCTCGCCGCTGTGCTCGAGGGCCTGCCCGCCGGGGTGGAGGTGACCACCGAGGACCTCACCGCGCAGCTGGCGCGGCGCCGGCTCGGGTTCGGTCGCAGTCCCCGCATGGGGTTCGAAACCGACCACGTGCAGTTCCTCGGCGGGGTCCGCCACGGGCTCACGCAGGGCGGCCCCATCGCGGTGCAGATCGAGAACGCCGAGTGGCCCAAGTGGGAACAGGTCATGGCGGCCGACCCCGTCGACCCGGCGGTGCTCGCCGGACTGGCGCGCAACGAGCCGCTCACCCGGCCGCGCCCCGGGCACGCCGACCTGCCGGGCATGCAGAAGTACGGCTTCGACGAGGCGCGCCCCGTGCTGGAGCGGGCGAGCGCTCGTGAGACCGCGTCGCGCACGGCGCTGGGCACGGTGGCGCGCAACTTCCTGCGCCAGCTGCTCGGTGTGGAGATCCTGAGCCACGTCGTGTCGATCGGGGGCGCGGACGCACCCGGGGGACCGTTGCCGAAGCCCGAGGACCTCGCGGCGATCGACGAGAGCCCCGTCCGGTCGTTCTCGGCCGAGGGCACCGAGGCGATGGTCGCCGAGGTGGACGCGGTGCGGAAGGCGGGCGACACCGTCGGCGGCGTGATCGAGGTGCTGGCCTACGGGCTGCCGCCGGGCCTCGGGTCCCACGTGCACTGGGACCGGCGGCTCGACGCGCGCCTGGCGGGTGCGCTGATGGGCGTGCAGGCGATGAAGGGCGTGGAGGTCGGCGACGGCTTCACCACGGCGCGGCGCTGGGGCAGCCAGGCCCACGACGAGATCGACCGCGGCACCGGGCCGGTGGGCGTCACCCGCCGGACCAACCGCGCCGGCGGGCTGGAAGGTGGCATCACCAACGGGGAGATCCTGCGCGTGCGCGTCGCGATGAAGCCGATCTCCACCGTGCCGAAGGCGCTGTCCACAGTGGACGTGCGGACGGGCGAGCCCGCCGTCGCGATCCACCAGCGGTCGGACGTGTGCGCGGTGCCGCGCGCCGGGGTCGTGCTGGAGTCGGTGGTGGCGCTGGTGCTGGCCGAGGCGGCGCTGGAGAAGTTCGGCGGCGACTCGCTGGCCGAGACCAAGCGCAACGCCGAGGCTTACCTGAAGGCGCTCGAGGAGCGCTGGTGA
- a CDS encoding HAD-IA family hydrolase — protein sequence MNLNCRAVLFDADGVLVDSTASGERSWTRWATEHGLDPAAVLDGVHGRRSAETVRRFLPETRAAEGLRRIDELEIGDAGTTVAIPGAAELLAGLAGNWAVVTSASAPLLHARLTAAGLPVPPVVITAEDVERGKPDPAGYLLGARRAGVPIGECAIFEDSGNGLAAAVAAKPAAVVGVGAGALDSPASPVVRDLRGIRWTGAGLDVEQAAVLRA from the coding sequence GTGAACCTGAACTGTCGTGCCGTGCTGTTCGACGCCGACGGCGTGCTCGTCGACTCCACCGCGTCCGGGGAGCGGTCGTGGACGCGGTGGGCGACCGAACACGGGCTCGACCCGGCGGCCGTGCTCGACGGGGTGCACGGCCGGCGGTCCGCCGAGACCGTGCGCCGGTTCCTGCCCGAAACCAGAGCCGCGGAAGGACTGCGCCGGATCGACGAACTGGAGATCGGCGACGCCGGCACCACCGTCGCGATCCCGGGTGCGGCCGAGCTCCTCGCCGGCCTGGCCGGGAACTGGGCCGTGGTCACATCGGCGTCGGCGCCGCTGCTGCACGCACGGCTGACCGCGGCGGGATTGCCGGTGCCGCCCGTGGTGATCACCGCCGAGGACGTCGAACGCGGCAAACCGGACCCCGCGGGCTACCTGCTCGGGGCGCGGCGCGCCGGCGTGCCGATCGGCGAGTGCGCGATCTTCGAGGACAGCGGCAACGGACTCGCGGCGGCGGTGGCGGCGAAACCGGCGGCCGTCGTCGGCGTCGGGGCGGGGGCGCTGGATTCGCCCGCTTCGCCGGTTGTGCGTGACCTGCGGGGGATCCGCTGGACGGGCGCCGGGCTCGACGTCGAGCAGGCCGCTGTGCTGCGGGCGTGA